Part of the Oncorhynchus mykiss isolate Arlee chromosome 26, USDA_OmykA_1.1, whole genome shotgun sequence genome is shown below.
ttgaaaggaaacactttgaagtttgtggaaatctgaaattaatgtaggagaatataacacattagatcttgtaaaagataatacaaagttaaaaaacatgcgtttttttcatcatctttgagatgcaagagaaaggccaaaaTGTAATAGTCCAGgttaggcgcaatttagattttggccactagatggcagcagtgtatgtgtagttttagactgattcaatgaaccattgcatttctgttcaaaagtatgtatcaagactgcccaaatgtgcctaattagtTTATTAATAAatgttcaagttcataactgtgcactctcctcaaacaataacatggtaTTCGTCTATTGCATATCAATTAGGGTACTTTTTAAGAGAACTAAccaaataacatggaaaacagtCAGAAAAAAATATTAATTACAATGATAGATTATattaatataaataataacaGCACAATATTATAGATCCATGCTCATATTTAGAGGGTCCTAGCAAGGCTATTAGCATGTCAGTTCATTGGATCCAattgtttgaaaaaaaaaaaaaaaatgaagagaAAAAGAAATACAAATATTGCACATCCAGTTCTTTATGCCCATTACATGCAAGACATATTTCATGTAGTCCTCATTATATACTGTTTTATTCCGACAAAAAGGaaagaaaaaggaacatagattcTAACACGCTACTGACTGCCAGTAAAAATGTGTCTTTGGCATCACACTACCCATAAAGGAATACCTAAGTTTAACTTACAATCGACCCTGACACACCCATGGCACGATAGCAAAGAAGACATGCAGTACTGACAATCCAGAGCGAGTAAACCTGTAAAACCAACCCTCTTTCCACCCAtacacattttgtttttattCCAGGGTTGTTGCTCTATCACCTCGGCTGTTTTACACCCATGCCTAATCATTAGGATCAAGAATAAAAAAGGTAGCATAAATAGCTCATatagaaatataaaatatacttctCGCTTAGAGAAGTGCTTCCATAAGCCAGTTAGTGTTGGTTCTACCGTTAACTTTAATCAGTTTAACCTCCGATCTACAGGATTGGTGTGTCCCCCGCTGGACGGTTttgctaacgtaggctaatgtgattagcataaggttgtaagtaacaagaacatttcccagtacatagacatatctgatatgggcagaaagcttaaattattgttaatctaactgcactgtacaatttacaatagctattacagtgaaagttAGACCTATGGGGCTTTGAATGTTTGAGTGAAGGGTGGCAGAATCTAATTATGTTATCATGGGACTGCCCATGTCTCCCTCTGGCAGTCAAGGGTTTGCCTTAGGATGCAAAGGCGCATCATGAGTCAGGTAGATGGTCTTAGTGAACAGAGACCTAGATATGGTGGGAGGATTTAGTGTGGATTATTAGGACAATTGGAGGTTTACACAGCTGCAGCTATACTATGCTTAACAGTGAAAATATTATGGTGCAGCTATATGGACACAATCATCATGGTGCTTTTTTTTAAACCACTTTTTCTAcacaatttcgtgatatccaattattagttagtcttgtcccatcgctgcaactcccgtacggactcgggagagatgaaggtcaaGATCCATGCATCCTCGGAAACACGGCCCTGCTAAgcctgcttcttgacacactgctcgcttaacccggaatccaggagcaccaatgtgtcggaggaaacactgtacaactggcgaccgtgtcagcgtacATGCGCGTGGCCCGCCAcgggagtcgctagagcgcaatggtaCAAGGACATctcggccggccaaaccctctcctaacaaGGACGATGCTGGATCAATTGTGCACCATCTTATGGGTTTCCCaatcgcggccggctgcgacacacaGCTCGATATTTGTTGATAATACATTCGTCTCATTCGATACTCTGAGGGTTGACCACTTCAGACCTGTGTGATGGCCAATTTACAGAGGAGAAACTTTGAGGCAATTCAAtcttttcagtctggaaaaaacCCCAGGGCTTGAGGTTATACCAGTAGAGGTATTTCAGACCTTTTATTATGTACTCAAAGATCctttattagcatgttttaattaTTCCTATAAAAATGGTCGCCTTTCAGGTACTCAACAAGGTGGTCTAATTTCATTACTTTTTAAACAAGTATACAGATTCAGTCCATATAAACTGGATGCCTCTTATTCTTCAATGTTGTGATGTGAAAATCCTGGTGAAATGCAGTGCATAGAATAAAAAAGGTTTTACCAGATATTtctcatcctgatcagacaggctTTTTACATGGAAGAtatattggagataatatacgacaattACTTGAAACAATTGAACATTATGGAACATCAAAGATACCAGACCTGGTCTTTATAGaagattttgaaaaggcatttgataaagtatGTCTAGAATGTATATATAAAGGCCTGGAGTACTTTAATTTCAgtgaatctcttatacaatgggttaaagttatgtacatcaaccccagatgtaaaatagtaaataacggtTACTTCTCAGAAAGCATTGAGCTtttaagaggagtaaaacaaggctgaccgttgtctccatatctatttattaaggccattgaaatgctagctattaaaatgagatccaacaagaacatcaaggggttagaaatccaggggatggagaaaaaaaaagtgtaaacgatgactcaagttttcttaaatctgcaatctggatccctgcagtCTCATTGAATATCTTGATCACTTTACCAGCATCTCaaggactaaaacctaattatgataagtgtaccatATTAAGTATTGGATCGTTAAAAGAAAATGTTTACACTaccttgtagtttaccaataaaaatGGGCGGATGGTGAAGTAAACATAGTTGGTATTCACATCTCAGAAAATATGAACACATTAGCTGCTGATAAGCatttcattttttggggggggggtaaaatacaagcaaatatattgataagtcaCAATTTCctagagatttacacggttatcaaaacggcacaccagggtaagcctacacgaaacacattttaagtgtttctaaaatcccccatgggaaaaattaatggtggaaaaactattggaacAATTTCattgtttgaccactaggttaaGACTCATACTGTGGTGCACCGGTCAACTTCTATCACATCTCCACAAGCATAGAGTTACAGAATCAAAAGTAATTTAGTAGGATGCCCACAAGTGCATATGGCATAGAGTCTAGGGGTCCATTCCAAATTGGCCCAAAGCTCACCACCTCCATCTCTATACCTACCATTTAGGGTTCATCATGTGATCTAAAGTCACGCACAGTTTGTAAATCTGATTCCATGAAATTTACATTTGATTGCATAAATGCTTTATTAATTCATGCTTGTTATTGAATTCTGTCTTGTCATCAAATCTGAAACACTGGAGTAGAGCGAACAATTGTAGCTTTAGTCTCCAAACACATGGAGAAAGCACTGTAAATGAAGTGAATATGGATGGGATGGTTAAATTGGTCATTAAAATGAAGAATCAGCTGCTTCTTGAAAAGTAAAAAGAAATGTTGAACTTTCCCTTGTCAGGCAAAACATCACATTCAACAACTAGGGTTTAAtttcatataaatatatatttatttcatttgagcAGCATATTATGTTGAGTAACATCACAAAAGAAGCTTGTGTGGATTGAGATGCCTAAGGTAGTGTCTGTGGTTTTCTCCTGGAGTCTAAGGGGGAGGTTGGGGTTGGCAAACCCCTTAGAGGGGGTGGGAGTGTGAGGACGAGGAGGCAGAGGAAGGCCGGGTGGGGAGttggagctgggactgggaggGTGATTGGGGCTGTAGCGGAGGCTGCTGGGACTTAGAGTTCGGGCTGCCCTCTTTGACCTCTGTTTCGAGCTGGGCGGGGCACTCGAAGTGGACGCAGTGGAACacctgagggacagagagaggttataATACAGATTCAAATAATAAATACAGTGCAAGTGCTGTGATTTTCATTATTTCAGAAAGTATGTTTACATTTAGTTACTTTTACAGCTATGCATGTCTAAGAATATtcaaagataaatacacaacgcagaggactTAAGGTCAAGAGGGAattaatgatcaatggaaattgaTCTTCTTGTTGTTTTTCTGTAATGGGGAACTGAAGAGTAATGGGTCAGAGACACGGGGGGAATTTCAGTCTGGGACACATGTGGCAAGTTCTTATTGGTTCAAATTGTCTATACATTGAGACTGAAACAGGATATGTGGTATTGGCCCCATTTTATTGCAAtaaattctaattggtcaaccacaggctagggttgggttataaattATATCCTGTCACTTTGTTCTGTGGAGGAGAATCGCTGAGGACTTGGAAGAATTACCTACTTTGAAGTATAACTAAGATTTGTtctctttgaataaacctattttaTTCACCTGATTTGCTTTGGGATCTGTTTTATTGAAGAACAACATCAACTGCTTACACATGTTTGATTGTTAAAATGCTTTTCTACATGGTGTGGTCAGACATCATATTCAAATGACCCGAGAAAGAAAGGCAGGTGTGTTACTTTGGATGGATGAAAAATTAGGTAGCATGTAGAAGGGAGAAAGGGTgagcgagaaagagggggaggaatggAAGAGGAAAAAAGAAAGGGATGGAAGACAGAAaataaggaaagagagacagcttTGGAACACCATTAGGGGTGTGTGACTCATCGAGGTTCAGCTCACTTCCCGAGCCTGCTCATCTCTCCCCACCTCATTGGATGTGTTGTGGGTCCCCACGATGCGCACAAAGGAGGCGGGGTGCTTGTCAAACACCAGCGTCTGCCAAGACCTTCAACACCAAGACAAACAATGTTGATATTCTTTTGTCCTCCAAGGAGGATGGGCCaattaataaataaaaagttGATATTTCTATGGTTATGTCCCTAATTGCTCTCCATTCCTTACAGGACCTGttggaaataggatgccatttgggatgcattccatCATATTGTATTTGACAAAGTGTCCAATAAATTAGAGCAGAGTAGTTGGATTTtgaacaatgtaaaaaaaagctTAGTCCTTAAATATATAGTGACATTGTCTTTTCTTGTTAAATTCTAgagttattttatttaactaggcaagtcagttaagaacaaattcttaatttcaatgacggcctaggataattaggttaattgccttgttcaggggcagaacgacagatttttaccttgtcagcacggggattcgatcttgcaaccttccggttactactccaacgctctaaccactaggctcccctgCCACCCCGATCTGACCAACATATCTTAAGTTTGATTGATATGGTCATAAGCTTAAGTGGCTGTCTTTTTTTTTACGGCCAATCTAAAATTGTTAGATAAAATGCTACTCCTGCAACATTTAAGTAGTTGTAGAGCAGCCAAAACCTTCACAACCAAAAAGTAGGCTTGTGACAAGTATCATGATACTCAGAAAAAGTGTGGCAAGGAAACCAAACATGAAGAGGTcatacattattttttaaacatgaaGCAGATTTAAAATTCCTAGTTTCTAATGTTGGAAACTAACATTATGTTGAGTGACGTGTTTACTGTCTAAGCTATAGCACATACCATTTGACAtaaagcaggtttttaaaggaccaaatagTTTGGTCTGCTTAGAGTTCtttttttgtcacaaaaactgggATTTTCACAACCCTATTAAAAAAAAGCTCCATTATTTTTCCTTGTCCATGTTTCCCTACAGTGGAAACTTACAATTTACAGTTGtccacaaaaaataaaataaataaataaaaagtaagcAAATAACAGAGAAACCAGCAGAGAAGAGGGACAAGAGAAGAATACGTTGAAACAGGGGGATTCACATTCTCACCTGCAAGCCACTTTGGTACGGTCCACCACCTTGGTCCACTGCTGCTGGTTGGTGGACAGCTCGATGTAGTAACTGTAACTGCGGTTATCACAGTCCCAGAGCAGCAGTCTgtccagaaacacacacaaaccattgGACTGATGTTGAGGGCAGGGTCTCGGTCACTCCCCCAACCTGAGCTGGATGACAATGGCATCAACTCtggctaaagtagtgcactgtattagtgcactatatagggtgcaaTTTCAGGCACAGCCCCCTTACCTGAGTGAGCCCAACATGTAGGGCTGGGCCAGTTGGATGACGATGGCCCCTGAGCCCAGCTGGTGGCAGGTGTAGCCCGAGTCCCAGTCGTAGTTGGAGGTGTCCCCGTTGAGCAGGGCGTTGCGGCTCCGGCTCACACCCTCGATCACACTGGCCCCGCATGCGATGGTTGCCACGTTACGGTCGGGGACTTGAATAGGGGGTGTTGAGGGAATGGTGAGTGAGGGATTTGGCTAGTAGCTTAATCACAAAAGAGGTTTCTTACAAGAAAATCAACTGGGGTCTGGAAAACTGGGACTAGGTCAAGTACTGGAAATTCCCAAAGTAAAAGTATGAGTGGTGATATTGAATCTATTTTAGCCTTGTAGATCATAAGGAATAAGATAGACAAGGAGGACCAGATCCTTGATCAGCACTCCAACGGAGACCTTTTGAATACATGTGCTGACTAGAAACATGCTTCAGTATTTGTGCTTTTTAATCCAGGAATAGGCTCAaaatatacagaacaaaaatataaatgcaacatgtaaagtgttgttcccatggtttcatgagctgaaataaaagatcacagaaatctTTCATTCGCACAAGCTCAGCTCacacaaatttgttcacatccctgatcatgacgttggcctgtgggtaaggttAATGAcccccccccataaatacctttctcccttccctctctcgtgactctacagagggactcttgaatagcctttgttaaacagagtctgggaacatcaaacaagtggagggaaaggaaccatatttcaGTAATAataccagttgaaaatatgcgttggtacttaatgaatatgtcagttcggttgtcatctgagacattatgactgatgacaggacgacctaaactgtatctgggaaagtctacacattatataATGTCTACACATTATAATACAGTTTTGTCACAATGacacagatgcctcaagttgagggagtgtgcaattggcatgctgactggaggaatatccaccaaagctgttgccagagaactgaatgttcattTTGCTACCAATACGCCACcaccaatgtcgttttagagaatttggcagtacgttcaaccaACCTCACAActgtagaccacgtgtaaccacaccagtccAGGACAtccacatcaggcttcttcacctgcggaatcGTCTCTaaacagccacccggacagctaatgaaaatgtgggtttgcacaaccgaagacgTTCTTCACAAATTGTCAGAAACAGTGTCAGGGAAGTTTATCAGCGTGCTCGTTGTtcttcaccagggtcttgacccgaCTGCAGTTCGGCGTGGTGACTGACTTCAGAGGGCAAattgctcaccttcgatggccactggcacactggagaagtgcgttcttcatggatgaatcccggtttcaactgtaccaggcagatggcagaaaGCGTGTAAGGCGTTGTGTTGGAGatcggtttgctgatgtcaacattgtgaacagacaACCAACggacagacaacgaacacaatttaattttagcgatggcaatttgaattcacagagataccgtgatgagatcctgaggcccattgtcgtgccagtcATCCGCCTTCATCACCTCATGTTACAGCacgataatgcatggccccatgttgcaaggatctatacacaattcctggaagctgaaaatatcccagttcttccatggcctgcatactcaccagacatgtcacccattgagcatgtttggggtgctctggatcgatgtgtacgacagcgtgttccagatcctgacaatatccagcaacttcatacagccattaaagaggagtgagacaacattccacaatcaacagcctgatcaactctatgcgaaggagatgtgtcgtgctgcatgaggcacatggtggtcacaccagatattgactggctttctgatccacgcccctacctttttttctggtatctgtgaccaaaatATACATATCTGTAGTCCCAGTCAACTgatatccatagattaaggcctaatttatttatttcaattaactgattttATTTTATGaactgttgcatttatatttttgtttccatATAGGTTCAGTAAACCAGCCCTTAGTATCTCTATGGACATTCAGTATTGGCATACTAAACAAAGAAAACTGATCTGGGGACATATTTCACCCAATCCCTAATAGAAAAGCTATGAAAATATCCCCAAGAACTGACAGAAAAACATCCTTACCCAGGAGTCCTTTCTCCAGAATGTATCGTCGCTGTGTGAACATGCACTCAAAGGCCACCAGGTGGAACACCTTGTTCACGGTGTTGTGTGTCCCCACAATGCGTACATACCTGTGAGACAAAACAAAACAGCTCATGAGACAAGTAGCTGAATTGTATGAATGTAAAGATACCATATCACACTAGTCTATAGGTGCATTATTATGCTAGACCGTCACATTTAaccaaatacatccacagttgtCATTTTACCCACATTGAAAAATGTCAACTTCATTCATTTAACCAGGCAACTCCCTTCAataccaattcttatttacaatgattttCAAAATTCTCATTTATAATAGAGGGGGAAGCAAGTTTTTGCTTTGCGGTTTGGTCTCTGTGTGTTAGTTTACCTGCAGACACGCGCTGTGAAGAATAGACTCTGCCAGGAACGACAGAGAAACTTGGAGTGGTCCACTACACGCACCCAGTCCAGCTCATCCATAGACACCTCCACATAGTAAGAGTACGAcctagatagagagaaagagtgatgTACACTATCACAAATCCATGCTTAGGGTCATACTAATTTCTTGACACAATCCAACAGATGCATTAATATATGGAAACAGAATCTATCAAAATCTATTTCAAAAAAGAAAATGCAAGCAGAATTGTGAACATTCAGACTGCCTAACATGAATGAAGAATTTCACCCAGGTTTGAAAGGTGTTACGGGGTTCTCTTTTGCAGTTGCAATGCAAAGATCAGATCTCAAATTGGCTGAAGTGTTTGTCTAAGGAACCCCAATAATATCATCATGGAGATGTGCAATTACAAGAAGAAAAAGCAAGAAACCTTCACCACCAACAATTTGTCAATGGTGTTACCTGCTGTCGCGGTCCCACAGCAGCAGGCGTACGTGGTTGACAATGTAGGGTTGGCCCAGCTTGACTTGGATGCCTGCTCGCCCGTCCTCCTCGATGGGGTGCCGGGAGAAGCCGTGGTCCAGGTCATAGTTCTGCGTGTCTCCGTCCAGCAGCGCCGACTTCAGCTCGCCCTTCACCACCTGGGCACCGTGCTTCATGGTGGCAATGTTCTCCTCAGGGACTggtgggggaagggggggggtcaAGGGGCACCGTTTAGGTCACTTTTGGGATCAGCTAGTGGTGTATTCAAAAGCATTAGAAAGAGGTGAAAGGGGAAGCATAACCCCATCCTCACAGAAGATACCATCAGTTACCATAACTATTTGCTAAAAAAAATGCTACCCAGTTAATGCTCTTCACATTTACTAATCATTCTCTATCTATACTGAACATGGTCCCATGtctcataagctgaaataaaagatcccataaatttcctatacacacacaaaaagcttTTTGCAACTATTTTTCCCCACACAAAATTGtttatgtccctgttagtgagcatttctcctttgccaagataaaccATCCACCTTActggtgtggtatatcaagaagctgattaaacagcatgatcattacaggtaaaccttgtgctgggggacaataaaaggacactaaaaatgtgcagttttgtcatacaacaccacagatgtctcaagttgagcgAGGACGAAAATTGGCATGGTGACTGCAGAAATTTCCACCAGAGCCATTGCCAAATaattgaatgtttatttctcttCCATAAGCCCCCACCAACATCATTGTAGAGAATTTGGCCGTACggtcaaccagcctcacaacctcagaccacgtgtaaccgcACCAGCCCAAGAccacattcggcttcttcacctgcgggatcatctgaaaccagccacccagacagctgatgaaactgtgggtttacacaaccgaagaatttctgcacaaactgtcttaaaccatctcagggaagctcatctgcgtgctcgtagTCTTCACCAGGGTCCTgaactgactgcagttcggcaacttccgtgggcaaatgctcactgtCGATggccactggagaagtgtgctcttcacggatgaatcccagtttccactgtaccgggcagatggcgtgtatggtgttgtgtgggcgagtggtttgctgatgtcaacattgtaaacaaagtgccccatggtggcagtggtgttatggcatgggcaggcataagctacagacaacgaacacaattgcattgggagtgggacaacattccacaggccacaaccaCCAAACCACCTGAGCAACTCTACGCGAAGGAGATGCATCGtgctgcatgaggtaaatggtggtcacaccagatacactctggttttctgatctacgcccctactttttttttttaaggcatctgtgaccaacagatgtatatctgtattcccagtcatgtgaaatgcatagattagggcctaatgaatttatttcaaattgactgatttcctaatatgaactgtaactcaataaaatctttgaaattgttacatgttacattttaatttttgttcagtgtaatttcaACAAGTAGACACACCACCACAGTTTTGGCAAAGATTGATGTCCACGTTTAATAGTGTTATTATGGCTGGATAGTTGACCAGTTACTCACTGAGCATGCCTCGGTAGTTAAGGTCCATGTCGCGGCTCTCCGAGCGCGTCTGAATGGCGTCGAGCAAGTTGTCGGGACTGAGGAGGCCAGAGGGCCGCaccacatttagcatctccatcAGGCTCATGAGGGGCAGGCGCACTGCCGACATCACTTCCTGCGCTGCCACCTCGTTGTTACAGTTGTGCCGGCACCAGCGGCACAGCGCCTGGAAGATCTCCCGCTCGGTGGCGGCAAACGAGTCCCGCTGCACCACAGCCAGAAGAGCAGtctgcagagggagagaaaggacatGGACCCTTTTCATCTAAATCCATCAAAATATGCTTTCATCCATCCACCATAACATAGTGTCAACTTTTATCCATCCATGCATCATACTTTCATCCATCCAACCATACCGTCATCATAACTTCTTTCAACTGTTCATTTGTCCAGCCATCCATCTCATCATACCTTTAAGTTCTTTCCATACAGCTTTACCTTTTATCCATATACAGCACTTTATTACTAGGTATTTGCATATCACCCTTCCCTTCCACGTTTGCCACTGTCTCACcttagagagagtgaggaagcaGTCTGATGCCAGCACCTCGGGCGCCTGCCGGTCCATGTAGGCGCAGCATGCCTGCGCCAGGCCCCCCAGGCAGTAGAGGCTGGCCACATCGTACACCAAGCATACATTCTGCGTGTGCAGCACTGTGCGCAGAAACTCACAGGTGCTGTCCTCTAGTGG
Proteins encoded:
- the LOC110506259 gene encoding BTB/POZ domain-containing protein 9 isoform X1, producing the protein MSNSHPLRSLTSVSEIDHLHLLSEHLGALVSGEEYSDVTFVVEGKRFPAHRVILASRCQYFRAMLFNGMKESQPQAEVPLEDTQVEAFSMLLQYLYTGRASLSTAREDVLLDFLGLAHRYGLQPLEDSTCEFLRTVLHTQNVCLVYDVASLYCLGGLAQACCAYMDRQAPEVLASDCFLTLSKTALLAVVQRDSFAATEREIFQALCRWCRHNCNNEVAAQEVMSAVRLPLMSLMEMLNVVRPSGLLSPDNLLDAIQTRSESRDMDLNYRGMLIPEENIATMKHGAQVVKGELKSALLDGDTQNYDLDHGFSRHPIEEDGRAGIQVKLGQPYIVNHVRLLLWDRDSRSYSYYVEVSMDELDWVRVVDHSKFLCRSWQSLFFTARVCRYVRIVGTHNTVNKVFHLVAFECMFTQRRYILEKGLLVPDRNVATIACGASVIEGVSRSRNALLNGDTSNYDWDSGYTCHQLGSGAIVIQLAQPYMLGSLRLLLWDCDNRSYSYYIELSTNQQQWTKVVDRTKVACRSWQTLVFDKHPASFVRIVGTHNTSNEVGRDEQAREVFHCVHFECPAQLETEVKEGSPNSKSQQPPLQPQSPSQSQLQLPTRPSSASSSSHSHPL
- the LOC110506259 gene encoding BTB/POZ domain-containing protein 9 isoform X2 codes for the protein MSNSHPLRSLTSVSEIDHLHLLSEHLGALVSGEEYSDVTFVVEGKRFPAHRVILASRCQYFRAMLFNGMKESQPQAEVPLEDTQVEAFSMLLQYLYTGRASLSTAREDVLLDFLGLAHRYGLQPLEDSTCEFLRTVLHTQNVCLVYDVASLYCLGGLAQACCAYMDRQAPEVLASDCFLTLSKTALLAVVQRDSFAATEREIFQALCRWCRHNCNNEVAAQEVMSAVRLPLMSLMEMLNVVRPSGLLSPDNLLDAIQTRSESRDMDLNYRGMLIPEENIATMKHGAQVVKGELKSALLDGDTQNYDLDHGFSRHPIEEDGRAGIQVKLGQPYIVNHVRLLLWDRDSRSYSYYVEVSMDELDWVRVVDHSKFLCRSWQSLFFTARVCRYVRIVGTHNTVNKVFHLVAFECMFTQRRYILEKGLLVPDRNVATIACGASVIEGVSRSRNALLNGDTSNYDWDSGYTCHQLGSGAIVIQLAQPYMLGSLRLLLWDCDNRSYSYYIELSTNQQQWTKVVDRTKVACRSWQTLVFDKHPASFVRIVGTHNTSNEVFHCVHFECPAQLETEVKEGSPNSKSQQPPLQPQSPSQSQLQLPTRPSSASSSSHSHPL